In Treponema primitia ZAS-2, a genomic segment contains:
- a CDS encoding ABC transporter ATP-binding protein, with amino-acid sequence MLRKEAVDGQELLRLEGIEKSFGDTPVLRGIGLTVMAGEFITLLGSSGCGKTTTLRIIAGLEKADAGRVFLSGEDVTDLAPNKRDVNMVFQNYALFPHMNVESNIGYSLRLKGRPKDEIRGTVAEALDLVQLGGYGKRLPGELSGGQRQRVAVARALVNRPKVLLLDEPLGALDLRLRRQMQTELKRLQRQLNITFIYITHDQEEALTMSDRIAVMREGRFEQIGSATEIYDRPKTSYVAQFVGNANILRGRAGVVSGNQNLTMDNKSGETDKAGKIRETDGAGEIITFERPDGWAWVKNNGEPIAPGQELTLAVRSEYLILEPVLPGNGGSREEGLEAQVTEKSFAGGQLRISAALEDRTEICASRQGIDSLLEAGQRVRANWAKPGQAVIVDRANPAKPGQAVIADRENQI; translated from the coding sequence ATGTTACGAAAGGAAGCTGTGGACGGTCAGGAATTATTGCGTTTGGAGGGAATTGAGAAGTCCTTTGGGGATACGCCGGTTTTACGTGGTATAGGCCTTACGGTGATGGCTGGGGAATTTATCACCCTCCTGGGGTCCTCGGGGTGCGGAAAAACTACTACCCTGCGGATCATTGCGGGGCTTGAAAAGGCCGATGCGGGGCGGGTGTTCCTTTCCGGGGAGGATGTGACGGACCTGGCGCCTAATAAACGGGACGTTAACATGGTGTTTCAGAATTATGCGCTTTTCCCCCATATGAACGTGGAATCAAATATCGGGTACAGTCTGCGGCTGAAAGGCCGGCCTAAGGATGAGATAAGGGGGACCGTGGCAGAGGCCCTGGACCTGGTCCAGCTTGGGGGATACGGGAAACGACTGCCCGGGGAGCTTTCCGGGGGGCAGCGGCAGCGGGTGGCAGTGGCCCGGGCTCTGGTGAACCGTCCTAAGGTGCTGCTTCTGGATGAGCCTTTGGGGGCCCTGGACCTGCGGCTGCGTCGGCAAATGCAGACAGAACTGAAACGGCTGCAACGGCAATTGAACATTACCTTCATATATATAACCCATGATCAGGAGGAGGCCCTGACCATGTCGGACCGTATCGCGGTGATGCGGGAAGGACGCTTTGAGCAGATTGGTTCAGCCACGGAGATTTACGACAGGCCGAAAACCAGCTATGTGGCCCAGTTTGTGGGGAATGCTAATATACTGCGGGGACGGGCGGGGGTAGTTTCGGGAAATCAAAATTTAACCATGGACAACAAGTCGGGGGAGACTGACAAAGCAGGAAAGATACGGGAGACAGATGGGGCGGGAGAGATTATTACCTTTGAGCGGCCTGACGGCTGGGCCTGGGTTAAGAATAATGGGGAGCCTATTGCCCCGGGGCAGGAACTGACCCTGGCGGTGCGGTCTGAGTACTTGATCTTGGAACCGGTTTTGCCGGGAAACGGCGGCAGCAGGGAGGAAGGGCTGGAGGCTCAGGTTACTGAGAAGAGCTTTGCCGGGGGGCAGCTGCGGATAAGCGCGGCGCTGGAGGACAGGACAGAGATTTGCGCCAGCAGGCAGGGGATAGATTCGCTGCTAGAGGCTGGGCAGCGGGTACGGGCGAATTGGGCCAAGCCTGGACAGGCGGTTATTGTGGACCGGGCGAATCCGGCCAAGCCTGGGCAGGCGGTTATTGCGGACCGGGAGAACCAGATATGA
- a CDS encoding ABC transporter permease — protein MSRRKGLPRASGTFIARGTTLQVALLPMYLFTLAFVVGPLLYMVALSFMHREGAWGVAAEFTLRNYRRIGIPEYAGTFSQSIQLALFSTAMVVLIGYPFGYFMARLRPVWRNRVMLLVIIPFWTSSLMRLYGWIIVFRANGTLDRILMALGIIQEPLKLLYTYPAVVTGMIYALVPFMIYSVYASAEKLDWELVEAARDLGASAARAFFTVSLPLTMPGLFSGVVLTFIPSMGLFFIADILGGNKVVLVGNLIHEQLMRAHDWPFAAALSVVLMVMTTVFISLYRRLARSLGGSGDLEGLV, from the coding sequence ATGAGCCGCCGCAAGGGTTTGCCACGGGCTTCGGGGACCTTCATTGCGCGGGGAACTACGTTGCAAGTAGCGTTGCTGCCTATGTACCTTTTTACCCTGGCTTTTGTGGTGGGGCCTTTGCTGTACATGGTTGCCCTGAGCTTTATGCACCGGGAGGGGGCCTGGGGGGTGGCGGCGGAATTTACCCTGCGGAATTACCGGCGCATAGGGATTCCGGAATATGCGGGGACTTTCAGTCAGTCCATACAGCTGGCCCTGTTCAGTACCGCCATGGTTGTCTTAATCGGGTACCCCTTTGGATACTTTATGGCACGGCTGAGGCCGGTATGGCGAAACCGGGTGATGCTGCTGGTGATCATACCTTTCTGGACCAGTTCCCTGATGCGGCTCTATGGGTGGATCATCGTATTCCGGGCTAACGGGACCCTGGACCGCATACTGATGGCCCTGGGCATTATCCAAGAACCTCTGAAACTGCTCTACACGTATCCTGCGGTGGTAACCGGGATGATTTACGCATTGGTTCCCTTCATGATCTACTCGGTGTATGCCAGCGCAGAAAAACTGGACTGGGAACTGGTGGAAGCGGCCAGGGATTTGGGCGCCTCGGCAGCCCGGGCCTTCTTTACGGTGAGCCTGCCCCTGACTATGCCGGGGCTGTTTTCCGGCGTAGTACTTACCTTCATACCCTCCATGGGGCTCTTCTTTATCGCAGATATACTGGGGGGCAACAAGGTGGTATTGGTGGGGAACCTGATCCATGAACAGTTGATGAGAGCCCACGACTGGCCCTTCGCAGCAGCACTGAGCGTGGTACTGATGGTGATGACCACGGTGTTTATTTCCCTATACCGGCGTCTTGCCCGATCCCTTGGGGGGAGCGGGGACCTGGAGGGGCTGGTATGA
- a CDS encoding ABC transporter permease, translated as MKNAAKLSAPKIYIVVILLIMYIPILLVIIYSFNASRLSSVWDGFSFRWYEELFRDRAMFTALRNSVVLGLLASLSAAVIGTLGALGSSRVKREVVKIPGRNRGRGEIVWVFSKIMEYLSTLPIMIPEIILGMVSLAFFALLGLPLGMLTLVIAHTCFCIPYVYLLVKARLSGLDKSYVEAARDLGAGEWRAAYDITLPLILPAVISGALLSFAMSFDDVIVSVFVTGPNTNTLPIRIYSQIKTGVTPKTNALCTLIFAVTALLCLCSAYFARTPTGTQRPIGDEKIFRKETKGEKQ; from the coding sequence ATGAAAAACGCAGCAAAGCTATCAGCGCCTAAAATTTATATCGTAGTTATTTTACTCATCATGTATATACCTATACTGCTGGTGATAATCTATTCCTTCAATGCCAGCAGGCTGTCTTCGGTGTGGGACGGATTCAGCTTCCGGTGGTATGAGGAGCTTTTCCGGGACCGGGCCATGTTCACGGCACTGCGGAACAGCGTAGTCCTGGGACTGCTTGCCAGTTTGTCCGCCGCAGTGATAGGAACCTTGGGGGCTCTGGGATCAAGCAGAGTGAAGAGAGAGGTGGTGAAGATACCGGGCAGAAATAGGGGGCGCGGGGAAATAGTATGGGTGTTCAGTAAAATTATGGAATACCTTTCGACCCTGCCCATCATGATACCCGAAATAATCCTGGGCATGGTTTCCCTGGCCTTCTTTGCCCTGCTGGGGCTGCCCCTGGGTATGCTGACCCTGGTTATAGCCCACACCTGTTTCTGCATACCCTATGTGTACCTTTTGGTAAAGGCCCGGCTTTCCGGGCTGGATAAAAGTTATGTGGAGGCCGCCCGGGATCTGGGGGCTGGGGAATGGCGGGCCGCCTATGATATTACCCTGCCACTAATACTGCCGGCGGTAATTTCCGGGGCGCTGCTTTCCTTTGCCATGAGTTTTGACGATGTGATCGTCAGTGTTTTTGTTACCGGGCCCAATACTAATACTTTGCCTATCAGGATCTATTCCCAGATAAAAACCGGGGTCACCCCAAAAACCAACGCCCTCTGTACTTTGATCTTCGCCGTCACGGCGCTGCTCTGTCTTTGTTCAGCTTACTTTGCCCGCACGCCAACAGGAACGCAACGTCCCATAGGGGACGAGAAAATATTTCGGAAAGAAACAAAAGGAGAAAAACAATGA
- a CDS encoding polyamine ABC transporter substrate-binding protein encodes MKRLLVSLTVLALALGALTTVYAGGSRDAKAQKRLTIYTWTEMFPQEILDGFEKETGYTINYVNFDENETMLTKLETAKGGDYDLIIADDYIIETVVAQGLAQKLDKAKLSNYGNINPSYQKQFYDPNDEYTVPYGAGVQTIVYDPQKVKLDIQGYGDLWDSSLRNSLGLIGNYRVINGLALKTLGQSYNTNDLSVIRAAGERLLTLAPNIRLIKDDFLEDDLLSGEISTAVMYTSQVTKAKLENPGLKVVFPKEGIGFGIMGAFIPSKAPNSDAAHAFLNYILDAQRGAECFEYLGYYSTYSASDPYIDAEFKEFLTLPAGFNVNMETIKNIEEPAEEEHSRIWTAFKTAAGRE; translated from the coding sequence ATGAAACGATTATTAGTTTCCCTCACGGTCCTGGCTTTGGCGCTGGGAGCTCTCACCACGGTGTACGCCGGCGGGTCCCGGGACGCCAAAGCCCAAAAACGGCTTACCATCTATACTTGGACCGAAATGTTCCCCCAGGAGATACTCGACGGGTTTGAAAAAGAAACAGGGTATACGATCAACTATGTCAACTTTGATGAAAACGAAACCATGCTGACCAAGCTAGAAACAGCCAAGGGCGGAGACTACGATCTGATCATCGCCGATGATTATATTATTGAAACCGTAGTTGCCCAGGGGCTGGCACAAAAACTGGACAAAGCAAAACTGTCCAACTACGGCAATATCAACCCCAGCTATCAGAAACAGTTTTACGATCCGAATGATGAGTACACGGTCCCCTACGGCGCCGGGGTTCAGACCATTGTCTACGATCCGCAAAAGGTAAAGCTTGATATCCAGGGGTATGGGGATCTCTGGGACAGCAGTCTCCGGAACAGCCTGGGGCTTATCGGCAATTACCGGGTGATCAACGGTCTGGCGCTCAAGACCCTGGGGCAGAGTTACAACACCAATGATCTTTCAGTGATCCGCGCCGCCGGTGAACGGCTCCTTACCCTGGCGCCGAACATCCGGTTGATCAAGGACGATTTCCTGGAGGACGATCTCCTCTCAGGAGAGATATCCACCGCAGTGATGTATACTTCCCAGGTGACCAAGGCCAAGTTAGAGAACCCCGGCCTGAAGGTGGTATTCCCCAAGGAGGGAATAGGATTCGGGATCATGGGGGCCTTCATCCCTAGCAAAGCCCCGAACAGCGATGCTGCCCACGCCTTCCTCAACTACATCCTGGATGCCCAGCGGGGCGCCGAGTGCTTTGAGTACTTGGGTTACTACAGCACTTACTCCGCTTCGGATCCCTACATTGATGCGGAGTTTAAGGAATTTCTCACCCTGCCTGCGGGGTTCAATGTGAACATGGAGACTATCAAAAACATTGAAGAGCCGGCAGAGGAAGAGCATAGCCGGATATGGACGGCGTTTAAGACTGCTGCGGGGAGGGAATAG
- a CDS encoding beta strand repeat-containing protein, with protein sequence MKKNKLIVTGVLAALLTVGLVLAGCDNGTTTPTPVPEPTPVPEPTPVPEPTPEALAMAIQLAADINAIKPGSAEANSATVKITGRVGVTDLTVPVGVTLDVTDVSGDPSAAILLHDVTLTVNGTLNATSNAIRLEDTASWGIINGSGTIYLKGKGYLLEARGNKNVDNRKLTLDGVRLVGREDNDNSLVRVGAGGEFVLKSGAITGNTTTGHGGGVSVYKSSYTNKSGETVEGSGKFTMEGGTISGNNATNHSGGGVKVNENGTFIMKSGTISGNNAIGEGGGVDIWMGTFTMEDGTISDNTATTGSGGVQVGENAVFTMEGGTISSNASTESSGGGVEAWKGTFTMKNGTISGNTARDSGGVSVGDTAIFTMEGGTISDNTATEWGGGGVEVYKGTFTMKNGTISGNTANNDGGGGVFVNRDAIFTMEYGTISGNTAKYSGGVRIENGTFIMEDGEISGNTAIDYQGGGVRIDGTGTFTMKGGAISGNTANHEGGGGVCVDDENGTFTMKGGTISGNKALEAGGGGVGVNKGTFTMSGTAVISGNTAREGGGVMVNDNSTFTMNDNATVKDNTATTTGSDEARAGGVLARGIFIMNDNATVEGNTAIATGSGEAMAGGVRASGTFTMNNSASVKDNTATSPVKVHGGGVVVDAGTFTMNNSATVKGNHATTTGSVSGEHGIGNAEGGGVVVSGTFIMKDTTMVAGNTATCNTNMAEGGGVEMDGGVFTLSGGTVYGDSNHGVDPSLANTVTSVNGNTRGAAVYGHNGTVNNITLTENEGIAASDTMHMP encoded by the coding sequence ATGAAGAAGAACAAATTGATTGTGACGGGAGTCTTGGCAGCATTGTTGACAGTAGGGCTGGTTTTGGCAGGCTGTGATAACGGCACCACCACACCCACACCTGTACCGGAGCCTACGCCTGTACCGGAACCTACGCCTGTACCGGAACCTACGCCGGAGGCTCTAGCCATGGCTATTCAGTTGGCTGCGGACATCAACGCCATAAAACCGGGAAGCGCGGAGGCGAACAGTGCCACCGTAAAAATTACCGGCAGGGTAGGCGTCACCGACCTCACCGTGCCCGTTGGCGTTACCCTTGATGTTACCGATGTTTCGGGCGACCCCTCTGCGGCCATCTTGCTGCACGATGTGACATTGACCGTGAACGGTACGTTGAACGCCACCAGTAACGCAATCCGTTTGGAAGATACCGCAAGTTGGGGGATCATCAACGGGAGCGGGACCATCTACCTGAAGGGCAAGGGCTACCTCCTCGAAGCCCGCGGTAATAAAAATGTTGATAACCGGAAACTTACCCTTGACGGCGTTAGGCTGGTCGGACGGGAAGACAACGACAACTCATTGGTAAGGGTGGGTGCAGGCGGCGAGTTTGTCTTGAAAAGCGGCGCGATTACGGGCAACACCACTACCGGCCATGGCGGCGGTGTGTCCGTGTATAAAAGTAGTTATACTAATAAGTCCGGCGAGACGGTGGAGGGCAGCGGGAAGTTCACCATGGAAGGCGGCACGATAAGCGGCAACAACGCCACCAACCACTCCGGTGGCGGGGTGAAGGTCAACGAAAACGGTACCTTCATCATGAAGAGCGGCACGATAAGCGGCAACAACGCCATCGGTGAAGGCGGCGGTGTAGATATCTGGATGGGAACCTTCACCATGGAAGACGGCACGATAAGCGATAACACAGCCACCACCGGTAGCGGCGGCGTGCAAGTCGGCGAAAACGCAGTCTTCACCATGGAGGGCGGTACGATAAGCAGCAACGCATCCACCGAATCGAGCGGCGGCGGGGTGGAAGCCTGGAAGGGAACCTTCACCATGAAGAACGGTACGATAAGCGGCAACACAGCCCGGGACAGCGGCGGGGTGAGCGTCGGTGATACCGCAATCTTCACCATGGAAGGCGGTACGATAAGCGACAACACGGCCACCGAATGGGGTGGCGGTGGGGTGGAAGTCTATAAAGGAACCTTCACTATGAAGAATGGTACGATAAGCGGCAATACGGCCAATAACGATGGTGGCGGCGGGGTGTTTGTCAACAGAGACGCAATCTTCACCATGGAATACGGTACGATAAGCGGCAACACAGCCAAGTACAGCGGCGGTGTGAGGATCGAGAATGGAACCTTCATCATGGAAGACGGTGAGATAAGTGGTAATACGGCTATCGATTATCAAGGCGGCGGGGTGCGGATCGATGGAACCGGAACCTTCACCATGAAAGGCGGTGCAATAAGCGGTAATACGGCCAATCATGAAGGCGGCGGCGGGGTGTGTGTCGACGACGAAAACGGAACCTTCACCATGAAGGGCGGTACGATAAGCGGTAACAAAGCCCTCGAAGCGGGCGGCGGCGGGGTAGGTGTCAACAAGGGAACCTTCACCATGTCAGGCACTGCGGTCATCAGCGGCAACACAGCCAGGGAAGGCGGCGGTGTGATGGTGAATGACAATAGTACTTTCACCATGAACGACAACGCCACGGTCAAAGATAACACCGCCACCACAACCGGCTCTGATGAGGCGAGGGCGGGAGGTGTACTCGCAAGAGGCATTTTCATTATGAACGACAACGCCACGGTCGAGGGCAACACCGCCATCGCAACCGGCTCTGGTGAGGCGATGGCGGGAGGCGTACGCGCAAGCGGCACTTTTACCATGAACAACAGCGCCTCGGTCAAAGACAACACCGCAACCAGCCCTGTCAAGGTCCATGGCGGCGGCGTGGTCGTAGACGCCGGTACTTTCACCATGAACAACAGTGCCACGGTTAAAGGCAACCACGCCACCACAACCGGCTCTGTCAGCGGCGAGCACGGCATTGGCAACGCCGAGGGGGGCGGCGTGGTCGTGAGCGGCACTTTCATCATGAAGGATACCACTATGGTTGCGGGCAACACCGCCACATGCAACACTAACATGGCCGAGGGTGGCGGCGTGGAGATGGATGGTGGCGTTTTCACCCTGTCTGGCGGCACGGTCTACGGCGACAGCAACCACGGAGTGGATCCAAGCCTTGCCAACACCGTTACGTCTGTCAACGGTAATACCCGCGGCGCAGCGGTGTATGGCCACAACGGCACAGTAAACAACATCACACTTACCGAGAATGAGGGTATAGCCGCGAGTGACACGATGCACATGCCGTAA
- a CDS encoding hemerythrin family protein, translating to MAYTWDLSLATGQELIDEQHQQLFAAINDLLRVSGQGKTEEIKKSLDFLNNYTIKHFFDEEQIQKKYNYPDYENHKKLHEHFKATIRDLSHQLILNGVTPELTDRLCKTAGDWLVGHIKGQDLKLAAHIKATDKK from the coding sequence ATGGCATATACTTGGGATCTCAGCCTCGCCACGGGGCAGGAACTGATTGACGAACAGCACCAGCAATTATTTGCCGCTATCAATGATCTATTGCGGGTGAGCGGCCAGGGAAAGACTGAGGAAATCAAGAAAAGCCTGGATTTCTTAAACAACTATACTATCAAGCATTTCTTTGATGAGGAACAGATTCAGAAAAAGTACAACTATCCGGATTACGAAAACCATAAAAAGCTCCACGAGCATTTTAAAGCGACGATCCGGGATCTGTCCCACCAGCTTATCCTTAATGGGGTTACCCCGGAGCTGACGGACAGGCTCTGCAAAACCGCCGGGGACTGGCTGGTGGGCCATATCAAGGGCCAGGATTTGAAACTGGCGGCGCATATTAAAGCCACGGACAAAAAATAG
- the pepF gene encoding oligoendopeptidase F, with protein MANESRIPSRSEVKPQDTWDLSKLYPNDGAWAKSLEEYETLTGRIPGFRGTLGKSAETLADYLDFSRDLGLLEERLGAYSSLRQTEDEGDNAAQTMSGRFVMAEAKSLAAASWDTPEIQAIPEADMRAFLQHPRIADYSIYLKKLLRYKPYILSEREERIIALHAEGENVPSETFSVLTNVDFDFGELDTPEGRRPLSQSLWSVFMEHPDRELRRLAYQQFYQQFETHKTTLAALYSGSVKNDVIHARVRGYPSALAEALFPDNVPQSVYDNLVSTVNANLAPLHRYYGLRKKALKLDELRHYDVYVPLAPRAATRTTWDEAVNLVAAALEPLGSEYVDTLRSGLLGRWADRYENKGKRSGAFSSGSYTGDPYILINYKEDSIRDIFTMAHEGGHSMHSWYSAASNPFMHYGYTIFEAEVASTFNEELLFRQLNKTADSRELRLYLLSKRADDILATLYRQTMFAEFEKRTHELEESGDPLTAELLRSEYRALQEKYFGPEMVFEPESDLEGLRIPHFYNAFYVYKYATGISAALALADRVLGGGAKEREDYFAFLKSGGSRFPIDSLKLAGVDMSSPAPVEKACQAFGRIVDELEGLLKG; from the coding sequence ATGGCAAACGAATCACGCATACCTTCCCGTTCCGAAGTAAAGCCCCAGGATACCTGGGACCTTTCCAAACTCTATCCAAATGACGGGGCCTGGGCAAAGTCCCTTGAGGAATATGAAACCCTGACCGGGCGGATTCCCGGTTTCAGGGGTACCCTGGGCAAATCCGCAGAAACCCTGGCTGATTACCTGGACTTTAGCCGGGACCTGGGCCTGCTGGAGGAACGCCTGGGGGCTTACAGCAGTCTCCGGCAAACCGAAGACGAGGGGGACAATGCCGCCCAGACCATGAGCGGCAGGTTTGTCATGGCGGAAGCCAAAAGCCTGGCCGCCGCTTCCTGGGACACGCCGGAAATCCAGGCCATCCCGGAGGCGGATATGCGGGCCTTTCTGCAGCACCCCCGTATTGCCGATTATTCGATCTACCTGAAAAAACTGTTACGTTATAAGCCCTATATTCTGAGCGAACGAGAGGAGCGGATCATCGCCCTCCATGCGGAAGGGGAGAATGTCCCCTCGGAAACTTTTTCTGTGCTTACCAACGTTGATTTCGACTTTGGGGAGCTGGATACCCCGGAAGGCAGACGGCCCCTTTCCCAGTCCCTCTGGTCAGTCTTTATGGAGCATCCGGACCGGGAACTCCGCCGCCTGGCCTATCAGCAATTCTACCAACAGTTTGAAACCCACAAGACCACCCTGGCAGCCCTCTATAGCGGCTCTGTCAAAAACGATGTGATCCATGCCCGGGTCCGCGGCTACCCTTCGGCCCTGGCGGAAGCCCTCTTCCCGGACAATGTCCCCCAGAGCGTCTATGATAACCTGGTGTCCACGGTGAACGCCAACCTTGCGCCCCTGCACCGTTACTACGGCCTACGGAAAAAGGCCCTCAAGCTGGATGAGCTGCGGCATTACGATGTCTACGTTCCCCTTGCCCCCCGGGCGGCAACGCGGACCACCTGGGATGAGGCGGTGAACCTGGTAGCCGCTGCCCTTGAGCCCCTGGGCAGCGAATACGTTGACACCCTGCGCTCGGGCCTCCTGGGCCGCTGGGCCGACCGCTATGAAAACAAGGGCAAACGATCCGGCGCCTTTTCTTCCGGTTCCTATACCGGGGACCCCTATATTCTGATAAACTACAAGGAAGACTCCATCCGGGACATATTCACCATGGCCCATGAAGGGGGCCACTCCATGCACTCCTGGTATTCCGCCGCCTCAAACCCCTTCATGCACTACGGCTACACCATCTTTGAAGCCGAAGTGGCCAGCACCTTTAATGAGGAACTCCTTTTCCGCCAGCTCAATAAAACTGCGGACTCCCGGGAACTGCGGCTCTACCTGCTCAGTAAACGTGCGGACGACATTCTTGCCACCCTGTACCGCCAGACCATGTTCGCAGAATTTGAAAAGCGGACCCACGAGCTGGAAGAAAGCGGCGACCCCTTAACGGCGGAACTTCTCCGCAGCGAATACCGCGCCCTACAGGAAAAATACTTCGGCCCCGAAATGGTCTTTGAGCCTGAAAGCGATCTTGAGGGCCTTCGCATCCCTCACTTCTACAATGCCTTCTACGTGTATAAATACGCCACCGGCATTTCGGCTGCCCTGGCCCTGGCTGACCGGGTCCTGGGCGGCGGCGCAAAGGAGCGGGAGGATTACTTCGCCTTTCTGAAAAGCGGCGGCTCCCGGTTCCCCATCGATTCACTCAAACTGGCCGGGGTGGATATGTCCTCCCCGGCGCCGGTGGAAAAAGCCTGCCAGGCTTTCGGCAGGATAGTGGATGAGTTAGAGGGGCTGCTAAAGGGGTAA
- a CDS encoding LEA type 2 family protein, with protein MKKWLFPLVGAFLLCISCATKAPPPEEPQARLSLGFDHIEALSPEDITLFFAVEGENPRSSALDISLGEWELFLNGAKVEKGIAVSLDKGTLEALSSGTVPLSIHLGGEALALPDKSGFIEYNAGITLSLILHYQGGESLREQVSTEIDFPRIQIPEFTISSMAVVQAELINTRFKVRLRIDNPNNFPLELSSFAYELYGAGRYWAEGKETKVMPIPPQGSAERDLYLLMNFINMKREVLDQVIAMRNVRYRFTGDVLVGTGIEYLPRFTMSFDRSGDSPVIQ; from the coding sequence ATGAAGAAGTGGCTTTTTCCCCTGGTTGGGGCTTTTTTGTTGTGCATCTCCTGCGCTACCAAGGCGCCGCCGCCGGAGGAGCCCCAGGCGCGGCTGTCCCTGGGCTTTGATCATATCGAAGCCCTTTCGCCTGAGGATATTACCCTGTTTTTTGCGGTGGAGGGGGAGAACCCCCGTTCCTCGGCTTTGGATATCAGTCTGGGGGAATGGGAGCTTTTCCTGAACGGGGCGAAGGTGGAGAAGGGCATAGCGGTGAGCCTGGACAAGGGAACCCTGGAAGCCCTTTCATCAGGAACCGTTCCTCTGTCGATACATTTGGGTGGAGAAGCCCTGGCCCTGCCGGACAAAAGCGGGTTTATTGAGTATAATGCGGGTATAACCCTGAGCCTGATCCTGCACTACCAGGGCGGGGAAAGCCTCCGGGAGCAGGTCAGCACGGAGATTGATTTTCCCCGGATTCAGATTCCGGAATTTACCATTTCCTCCATGGCGGTGGTACAGGCGGAACTTATCAATACCCGCTTCAAGGTACGGCTGAGAATCGACAATCCGAACAATTTTCCCCTGGAACTTTCATCTTTTGCCTACGAACTCTACGGCGCAGGCCGCTACTGGGCAGAAGGTAAGGAAACCAAAGTCATGCCGATCCCACCCCAGGGTTCGGCGGAACGGGATCTGTATCTCCTGATGAATTTTATTAACATGAAACGGGAGGTGCTGGATCAGGTCATCGCCATGCGGAATGTCCGCTACCGTTTCACCGGGGATGTACTGGTCGGCACAGGTATTGAGTACCTTCCCCGGTTCACCATGAGCTTTGACCGGTCCGGGGATTCGCCGGTAATTCAATAA
- the efp gene encoding elongation factor P has product MIRGGDIVKGSCLLQKGQPYLVVDREFHNPGKGTAIARVKMKSIKDGAVLTMTIPTQQEVEDATVDVHTCQFQYADSDNYHFMDNESFDQYEVPISDMVEKKCYLKDGDVYDLSIWETKVIDIKIPLKMVFTVAESENYIKGDTVSGATKPIVTETGLTVRVPLFIKQDERILVNTETNEYVERVNS; this is encoded by the coding sequence ATGATACGAGGCGGAGATATAGTCAAAGGGAGCTGTCTGCTCCAGAAGGGCCAGCCCTACCTGGTGGTAGATCGGGAATTTCATAACCCCGGCAAAGGAACCGCTATTGCGCGGGTTAAAATGAAGAGTATCAAGGATGGCGCCGTATTGACCATGACCATCCCTACCCAGCAGGAGGTTGAGGATGCCACGGTGGATGTCCATACCTGCCAGTTCCAGTATGCGGATTCCGATAATTATCACTTCATGGATAACGAGTCCTTCGACCAATATGAGGTACCCATTAGCGATATGGTGGAGAAGAAGTGCTACCTGAAGGATGGGGATGTCTACGATCTGAGCATCTGGGAAACTAAGGTGATTGATATCAAAATCCCCTTAAAAATGGTCTTCACGGTGGCGGAAAGCGAGAACTATATCAAAGGCGACACGGTTTCCGGAGCTACCAAGCCCATCGTTACCGAAACGGGACTGACCGTCCGGGTTCCCCTATTTATCAAACAGGATGAACGGATCCTGGTGAACACCGAAACCAATGAATACGTGGAGCGGGTGAATAGCTAA